CGCCTCATGATCACGCACCATGCTGTCATTCTGTTTGTCCTTGTGCCGGTTGCCCAGGTAATGGCCTCCCAGGACAGCCACCAGTAGGCTTGGTCACTTGTGTCTGCTGTTGAACTGGGTATCCTGACCGTCAGGTTGCCcccttttcctcccctttcctgctGCACCCACTGCCCTCCTGCCAGCTGCTGCCACAGTGTGGAAAGGAATTGAATGAAATGTCTGTGATCCTCTTTACTGGCAATCCCCCAGCCCTCTGTGATTCCTGAGCACTTGTCAGAGGGTTTGCCTGTAGTTCATACAATCTAAAACCAATATACAATATGAAACAACATAGAAGTTGCTTTAAAGAAATGAGAGTAGCTCCATCAACTGGTTATTTGCTCTAATAGTGCCCAGAGAGGGCTGTATGCGTTATATTTATGTCACAAAAGCACAGACTCTCAGAGTAAATAGCCTCGTAATTTCTCCCAAGGTCCATttcttcccattaaaaaaaaaaaaaaaaattcacccaaCAAGGAAGAGAAGTGGGAATGCAGAGGGGAAACTAGTAATTCCCGAGTGCCTACTGGGTGACAGGTGCTTGATTTAAAAACTCGTAGCTTTCTAATAATCAttagaaattattagaaataaaaatgataattagaAGTTGTTAGCCCTCtatcatagatgaagaaaatggggCTCTAAGAGTTTTTGTACCTCACTCGGTGGTACTAAGAGAACTGCTATTCCATTCTATGCTGCTTTCTTGAAAGCATAAAAGGAGAGGCAGAGTGCGAGACATTCTTTGAGTCTCTTTGCGTTGGGACCCTAGCATCAAGCATGGGGCCTGGCACGTATTTTGTGGAACTGAACTGGCTTAAGTGCCCTTGGCGTGACTAAGCTGGACACCCAGAAGTGGGCCGCAGAGTTCCTTTTGGCTGATACTGAAATTCTAGAGGAAGCCTGGTGTGTGATGCAGTGGCCTCTGGACCCTGGTGATTCCAAGTGCGTTTGCTGTGGAGGCCGCAGTGTGATCTGGTCTGCGCTGGCCCGTTTAGCGCTTCCCTTTCCCTGCATGGCTGCTCAGGGTTACCCTTCTCAAGAGCCCTAGTTACAATTTTCCTTCCGGTGGTTCCTTAACCTCcattacttttttccctttttcctctgcAGAGGCTCAGGGGAGAGCTTGGGGACTTCTTTGTTGGCTGCATCTTCACAGCAGAGCTGAGCACTCCATTTGTGTCACTGGGCAGAGTTCTGATTCAGGTACTTAGGAACTGAGTGGCAGAAAGAGTGCCAAGGGAACGGACTCTGCTTTTCCTTGGTAGATTAGGAGGGTTTGGAGAAATCCCTTTACTGATACAAATAGTTGGGTAGGAGACCCTGGAACAGACTTAAAGGTAGTTGGTCTTCCGAGCTAATGGGGGTGAAATTTTACGTTTGATTCAAATTTGACTCATTTCTTTATACATGTTTACCCTGGCCACAGTTCCTCTAATCCATCATTCCAGTGCTCCTGTCAGCTGGGTGGCTTAGGTCAAATTACACATCACtgttggaaaaaatatgaaactttATGCACAAATACGGTAGTGCTCAATCATCTTTTGTATAAGTGTCGGAAAAGGAAACGCTTGCCTGTATGTTGTGGGACTCAGGCTAGTCATTCCCCGAAGGTGACCCTgtgttctccttccctctttttcagCTAAAGCAGCAGCACACCCTGCTGTACAAGGTGAATGGAATCCTCACGCTGACCACCTTCTTCTTATGTCGGatcctccttttccccttcatGTACTGGTCATACGGCCAGCAGCAGGGACTGAGCCTGCTCCAGGTGCCGTTCCACATCCCATTCTACTGCAACGTGGCCAACGCCTTCCTCATAGCTCCCCAGATCTACTGGTTCTCTCTGCTGTGCAAGAAGGCAGCCCGGCTCTTTGATGCCCCCCCAGGCAAAAAGGATGGTTAATTGCTCCCAAGAGTCAGTAAGGGCGCCTCCTCATACTCGCTGCCTCCTCCACTCAGTATTCCGTGGACCAAATTGCAGATTGTGCCGTGGGTGGCCTCAGCCTTTCGGGTATTGATAAACAGATGGATTTGAGTTTTTTGAAAGAATATTCGTATCACCTCCCTCTTCTAACCTGCCCCTTTTGCAAAAGCACTTTTTTCTTACAACAACTGTTGGATCCTGTCAGACCTTCACTGGCAGCAAGGTGGTTTTAATGCAAAGCCCAAGGATCCTTCCTTGGGCCTTATCTCGAGGGCTCTGGGAGGTAGAAGCACGGGGTGTGGAGATAGGCAGACCAAGGTGATAAGTAGCTGGGCACCTGCCTGATCCTAATATTGGTGGCTCCCCACCTTTCCAACCACTCAGGGCAGTATCCACACATGCTGGGCCAGCAGAAGCAagtcatgactttttttttttttttttgaaataatttcttgtgATGTTGGCCTGGGAAAATCATTGTGGGTAGgtagttttttttattgtttactaGATAACCCATTGGTCCTTTGCCTCATCCTTTCATCCATGTGCCAACATTGAATTCTCCTGTCTACTGACTGCCAATCAGAAGCCTCACTGGCAGGGCAGGGTAGGTGGCAGGGATGGCAACCTGAAGCACCTGAGTAGGAAGGAAGGCCAATGTCAGCACATCTGTGGGCTGACTTGGTTAGACCAGTGTCAAACTTGTGAGCTTGTCAACAGTCATAGATACTATTCCCTTTTCAGCATGTCCCTCAAGCCCAGCTCTCCCCATATCCACACACACAGGATGCTCTTGTTAAAAACTATAGGGGTAAAGTGAAATGACAGCTGCTGAGCTATTCACTGGGTAAGCCCACCCTGACACTGTCCTTTCACACGAGGTGGAACAGACTTCTATGTTCCAAACCGTGAGAGGTCTCATCTAGACTGCCTCCTGATACGCCAGAGCTTGTGGTCCAAAGCCTGTTCCTGTCTGAGTCACCGCCATTTAGCCGTAGAAGGCTGGACAGCAGGAGTGCAAGACAGCCCTGGCCAAAATACCTTCTGTGGACTGACCCTTTCACCTACCATTTGCAAATAGGATCCTCCGGTGCCAACACTAATTGTTCCTTAACAAGGATGGGTTTTAGAAACTGCTACCATGAAGTTTTTTCCCAAGtggtagatttttaaaagtgccttttaatttgttgttcatgaatttttaaagtactgaatGTGTAACTGTCTCAAATTTTGACTATTTCAGTCTTTAATGGGtgccatttaaaaaacataaaacgctgtaatttttttttaccgTTTTGTTACTTTATAAATCACCCCTGTGGTGACTAAATTGCATTAATATTTTCCAACTTATTCTCGTTTGTGAAATACATCCATACCGACTTCCGGTAAGACCCGTCCTGTGACCTGACTTGAAAGGCTGCTgtgtgcttttgtttctgttctgtgttctTATCGGAGTAACTGGCAGAGGTGGGCTGCTGTGAGGAAGGGGATGTGCGAATGCTTTCAGCCTCCAGGAGGGCCCAGCTCATACCTAATTCATGGTGCCAAGAGTACGCCGCAGAGTTCTAGAATTCAAGCCTGGTGGTCATGTAACTTTAGGCTCTTCTCTTCCCAGGTGAATCCCAACTAGGAGTCAGGCGGGTGGAAACCCAACTGCAGGCCACAGACAGAGCCAGCCCACTttaggtgggggagggggacctgAATACTGCCTCATTGTGGTGAGGCTAtctgtccttccttgcctcccagTTAACCCCCTCACTAACCAGTCCTCGTGGTTCTGGACTATATCCCGGGCATCTTAAATTCACACTTTCATGCATCTGCACATACCATTCCCTGCTCCCACTCATTCTTCAAAACCATGACAACCCACCCCAGGCAGAAGATATTACACCCATCCTTTAAACACATCCCTGCTGTGGTTACCAGTTTCAGCACAGCCTCTTCAGGATCCACTGAATGGACGGAGTTAACATGGAGGCAGAAGTCCCTGATTCAGAAGACACCCGTTTTCCTGAGGTCACTGACCTACTCCCCAACATCTAATGTTCTTGGTCCAACCCTCTCCTTTGACAGTAGTTGCAGGCCTTTTGGGCACACAAATCACATGGCCAATTGGGAGCAGAGAAGAGTCCTTTTCCTAGTTCCTGCCCTTTCCAGGATACCGCGAAATGACAGAGTTTCAGTGCAAAAGAACGCACATACCTTGTAATCTGTCCACTTGAGTGGTTTCACCTTTAGACTTACTTGCCAAGTTCTAGGCTGGAGAAGCCCAGGGATGAACATGTTCCTCCCAGCTTGACTTGACCTTTAAGACTGGTTGAGCCCAGTTTCAGAGTGTGTTGATGAGCCTGGATCTATTGACGAGAAAGGCTCAACAGGCAAGATGAAACTCAaaagaattttattataatttgtatGTTACAAATACTTAAGGAACTATCTTCTTTACACAGTTATTGTCATGTTTTTGGGCTTGTGTACAATTTCACATACTTGAAAAATCTGTGTTTCTCAGCCCTGGCCCCCACAAACCCCACCAAGTTGAGGCCCAGCTGTTTTCTGACCCACAAAGGTCAGAAGTTGCTGATCTTCTGCAGGAGGGTTTGGCGCCGCTCCTCGGGGCTAATGTTCTCAGCAATGGACTTTAAGAAGCGCTGCTCGTTTACTTTCTGGAGCAAGGAGCTGACAGAAGGGTTGGTCTTGCTCAGGGTTTCATAGCAGGTGAGGATCTCCAAGGCCAAAACATAGAGTGGTTCACACACCTCCTGCTGGATCATGGCCATGATGTGCAGAACGTGACAGAACACCTGGGTGTAAAAAAACAGGGTTTCCTGGGTCAGGTCCTGCTCTTGTCCTTGCGCCCAAGGGCCAACGGACTGGATCAACCGAACAGAGTCCAGGAGGTTGGTCAGACTGTTGCCGAGGAGCTTGACCACATGGCTCCAGCCTTCTACAGGGAGCCAGTTACGGCAACTCTGGctgcagagaaactggaaagCTCTCAGCAAGAGCACGGAGAGCTGGAGCTCCTGGGCAAAGGGCT
The DNA window shown above is from Hippopotamus amphibius kiboko isolate mHipAmp2 chromosome 17, mHipAmp2.hap2, whole genome shotgun sequence and carries:
- the TLCD3A gene encoding TLC domain-containing protein 3A isoform X1 codes for the protein MLLPLAWGSLFFPGLFGLCTWGLRRARPAWTRNDCVMISTRLVSSVQAVLATGSGIVIIRSCSNVITDRHWLAREYVWFLIPYMIYDSYAMYLCEWCRTGDQSSRHSLTVFRNFLSKNRLMITHHAVILFVLVPVAQRLRGELGDFFVGCIFTAELSTPFVSLGRVLIQLKQQHTLLYKVNGILTLTTFFLCRILLFPFMYWSYGQQQGLSLLQVPFHIPFYCNVANAFLIAPQIYWFSLLCKKAARLFDAPPGKKDG